One genomic region from Bubalus bubalis isolate 160015118507 breed Murrah chromosome 24, NDDB_SH_1, whole genome shotgun sequence encodes:
- the RMI2 gene encoding recQ-mediated genome instability protein 2, with amino-acid sequence MAAPTDSLSVSGPTAVRLPRSPPIKVLAEQLRRDVEGGPGSWRLSRAAAGREPLELRAVWMQGTVVEADGGEARLRDPSGSFSVRGLERVPRGRPCLVPGKYVMVMGVIQACSPEPCLQAVKMTDLSDNPLHESLWELEVEDLHRHIYSLDDVGTGD; translated from the exons ATGGCGGCGCCCACGGACTCGTTGTCCGTCAGTGGCCCCACGGCCGTGAGGCTGCCTCGGTCGCCGCCGATCAAGGTGCTGGCGGAGCAGCTGCGGCGCGACGTGGAGGGCGGCCCGGGCTCGTGGCGGTTGTCGCGGGCGGCGGCGGGCCGCGAGCCGCTGGAGCTGAGGGCCGTGTGGATGCAGGGCACTGTGGTGGAGGCCGACGGCGGTGAGGCGCGGCTGCGGGACCCAAGCGGGTCCTTCTCGGTTCGCGGCCTGGAGCGGGTGCCGCGCGGGCGGCCCTGCCTCGTCCCAG GAAAGTATGTAATGGTGATGGGAGTGATTCAGGCCTGCAGCCCCGAGCCCTGCCTGCAGGCTGTGAAGATGACAGATCTTTCAGATAATCCCCTCCACGAAAGCTTGTGGGAGCTGGAAGTGGAAGATTTACACAGGCATATATATTCCTTAGATGATGTTGGGACCGGCgattaa